The sequence CGCCTGTTATTGCACCCGTTGGTGCGCCTATTGGCGTCTGGCGATGCGCCGGATCATGCGAACCACATCGGCACGACCAGGCTCGAGATCAGCAGAATCAAGGCCCCGCCCAGGCGCGAGGAAATCTGCGCGAAGGGCATCAGCTGCATGCGATTGGCCGCCGAGAGTACGGCGACGTCACCCGTGCCGCCCATGTTGGCCATGCACAGGCCAGCGGTGATGGCGGATTCTATGGGATAGAAGCCGACCAGCTTGCCCACCAGGCCCGCACCGAAGGCGGCGCCGGCAACGACACCGAACACGATCACCACGTAGGTGATGGTGATGGCATCGATCACCTGGCCCAGATCGGTATAGGCCACGCCGATGCCGAACAGCAGCGCGAAGGTCCAGTTGCCTGCCACGAACCGGAACCATTGGGCGGCGGCCTGATTGATGTTCTCCGGTACCAGGTTGGCGCACTTGAGCATGGCGACCGCGATGATCATCAGCGCGTAGGGGTGCAGCGGAATGACCTTGCCGAGAATCTGGCTGGCGACGAAGAAGCTCAGGGCAATCACCATGCCGATGCCCAACTGGGACAGGTCAGGCGTGCTCTTCTCTTCGCGGACATTGACGCCCGGCATCATCTGGCCGCCACCGGTCAGTGACGGGAAGCGCTTGCCAAGCCCGTTGAGCAGCCCGGCGATGATGATGGCGAAGACATTGCCCAGGGCCAGTGCCGGCACCAGGATCGAGATATAGTAGCTGGCCGGTTGCCCCAGCAGCTGCTCGTAGATCTGGCTCATCGGCACGGCGCCGGCGCCCATGCCGCCGCCCATGATGGGCAGGGCGATGACCATGACGGCATCCTTGGGCGAGAAGCCCATGACCCAGCCGACCAGCATCGCGAAGAGCGCCGCGAACAGCACCGAGCACAGCAGCGGCAGCGCGAAGCGGGCCCCGACCTTGACCAGTACGCGGGAGTCCATGCCGAGAATGCTGCCGGTGATCAGCGCCGCGATGTAGAAGTTCAGAAAGCCACCAGCCTTCATGAACTCACTGACATTCGCCGTGACGTCCTGCGGCAGCCAGCCGCTGAAGACCAGCGCTGCGGCACCGAAGATGGCGAGAATGGCGCCGCCACCCAGATAGCTGTTGATGATCGGCAGGCGGTCGCCCAGAAAGCCCAGCAGCTCACCGAGAATCATCATCACCAGCAGCGCGCCGATCATGCCCGCAGGCAGGGTGTCGGTGGCGATGGCGGCGACAAGGACCAGAAAGGACAGGGCGAAGATCGGCAGCGACATGCCGAAGATGCGCGCCTTCTGCCAGGGGGACTCTGTGGCAGGCATGGCCGTGGCGGTCTGCGAGGAATGTGTCATGCATGCTCCTTGTCCTGCACTCTGTCGTTGCAGGACCTGTTGTCATGCCCGGACGCGTTGGCGTGGCATCGCGGGATCGTTTGGGACGGGGAAGGGACATCATGTTCGCGCACTGGATGCGCGTCACAGGGAGCTTACGGTGTGGCTCCCGAGGGCCAAGTTTTGCGAATTAAAGAAAGCCTTTTGAAACTTATGAAAGCGCCGGCTGCCACTCGCCCATGCGCCGGGCCGAATGGCCATGCCACCAAGGGGGCACATGGCTTGTCCGGCGTGTTGCGGCATTCTCAACCCGGGCTGAGCGCGCTGACCTCATTGCTCGCCGCCGGCATGGTGATCGTCAGCCTGCTGGTCGCGGCCTGGCTCTTCAGTGCCCAGCTGGAGCGGACCCAGCGCGAGATCCAGGGTCAGCGCATTGCCGCTCTTGCCCAGCGTATCGCGCGTCTGCCCGAGGTGCGTTCCGCCCTGAGCGAGGCCAGCTCACCGCAGGCTGCGCCTCCTGTCGCGGACAGCCGGCTGGCGGCACGCATCGAGCGACTGCGTCAGGAGAATGCCGTCGACTTCATCGTGGTGATGCGACCGGATGGCTTGCGGCTCAGTCACCCGGACCCCACACGTATCGGACAGCCCTTCCAGGGTGGCGACGAGCAGCGTGCGCTTGCCGGCGCCTCCTATCTCTCCGAATCCCGCGGTACGCTCGGTGAAAGCCTGCGCAGTTTCGTTCCGGTCATGGCGACCGCGTCCAAGGGCGGTGAGCGCGCCGTCGTTGGTGCGGTGGCCATCGGCATCACGCTGGATTCGCTGGGGCGGCGTCTGGCCGATGAGAAGCGCCAGCTGCTGCTCGGACTGGGTGTGTTGATGCTGTTCGGCACGCTGGGCGCACTGGGACTGGCGCGCTATCTGCGCAGACAGCTCAAGGGACTGGAGCCGGCGGCCATCGCGCGCCTGGTGGAGGAGCATCAGGCGGTGCTCGCCAGCCTGGAGGAAGGCATCATCGTGGTCGACTCCGAGGGGCGGATCACGCTGGTGAATGCCGCGGCACGCGAGTTGCTGGGAGCCTTGCCGACGCTGGGCGAGCGCCTTGATGACTGGCTGCCCGACACCGGCATGCGTGAGTGCCTTGTCGCGCGCCAGCCGGAGAGCGAGCAGGAAGAGGCCCGCTTGCGGCAGGTGACCCACGGCGGGCGGCGATTGCTGGTGCGTTGCCAGCGGGTGCATGATGGCGAGCTGCTGATGGGCGGCGTGCTGGTACTGCGCGAGCACGATCGCATGCAGCGCCTCGCCGAGGAGCTGACCGGCGTCCGCCGTCAGGCGGAGTCACTGCGTGCCGCGCGACATGAGCTCCGCAATCGACTGCACGTACTGTCTGGCCTGACGCAGATGCAGGATCTCGCCGGTCTGCGCGATTATCTGGCATTGCTGGTGGAGCGGGAGTTGCCGGCGGATGCCGCCGCTGCCGAGCGCATCGCGGACCCCCTGCTGGCAGGTCTGTTGATCGGCAAGCACAGCGAGGCTCGGGAGCGTGGCATCACGCTCAATGTCGAGCTGGAGATCGAATGCTCCAATGGCCGCCATGAGGAGGGAATGTCGCCGGAAGAGGCGGCTCCGGTCGAGTTCCCGGTACTGGAGCGCAGTCTGAGTCATGATCTGGTCAGTGTGATTGGTAATCTGCTCGACAATGCCTTCGAAGCGTTGGAAGAGATGAGTGAGGATGGCCATGTCCCGTCTGTCACTCTGGGGTTGATGCTGGAGTCTCTGGCGGCGGAGGCGCAGTTGTCGATCAGCGTAGCGGACAATGGCCCCGGCATGCCGACGGAGTTGAGGCAGATGGCACGCGAGGCGGGGGTGAGCAGTCATGGAGAAGGGCGAGGGCTGGGCCTGTCGCTGGTGCAGGACATCGTGGCGGCACGCGAGGGAGAATGGCACCTCTATGCGCCTTCGGGCGGCGGTACCCTGGTCGAGTTGATCTTGCCTTGTCAGCGTCTGGATGATGCAGCGCCCTGAAATGGCTTGAATGCCACATGTTGGTCATGCGACCTGAATCTGCAAGAAGAAGGAGCCAGTGCGCATGCGTGTGCTGATAGTCGAAGACGACCCCATGGTCATGCGTCTCAATGTCGAATATCTCAGTCGCATCAATGGCATGCGTCTGGCGGCCCAGTGCGAGGATGTCGCGACGGCACTCGACGTGCTGGCGCAGGAAGCGGTGGACCTGGTGCTGCTGGATGTCTACCTGCGCAACCGCAGCGGGCTGGAGGTCCTGCGATGGCTGAGGCGCCATGCCACCCCGGACATCCAGGTGATCCTGATCACCGCCGCCAGCGAAGCGGATACGGTACGTAGCGCGCATGCGCTCGGGGTATGCGACTACCTGGTCAAACCCTTCAGCTTCGCTCGCTTTCAGCAGGCCCTGGCCTTGGCGCAACGCGGCCGCCAGCAGCTGGAAAGCCTCGAGGGGGAGGTCAGCCAGCAGCAGCTGGATCAGCTGTTCGCAGTTCAGGGAATGGCCGCTGCTACCTCGGGTACTGTGCCAGATGGCCGCCTGCCCAAGGGTGTGACGGCGGCGTCCCTTGCCTTGGTGGCCAGTGCCATCATGGCGCTGCCGCGAGAGGAAGGCAGCTTCACTAGTGAGGCGTTGCTGCCTGCCACCGGCATGTCGCGGGTCACCATCCGCAAGTACCTGCGCCATCTCGCGGCTTGCGACATGCTCAGCGAGGCCTTCCACTACGGCCAGATCGGCCGGCCATCCTTCACCTATCAGGTCATCGACCGTCAGGCCCTGGCCAGGCAGTGCCGTCAGGCCTGAGTGATGCTGACCTTTCAGCGCCGCTGGACGAGATCGCGGATCAGGCGGCGCCCCGGGTGCAGGTGCTCGGCCAGTTCGCGTTCCAGCGGCAGCGGCTCGCCACATAGCTGCGAGGCGATCAGTTCGGCGCCCAGCGGGGCGGTGGTGAAGCCGCGTGAGCCGTGTGCGGTGGAGAGCCACAGGCCGGGCAGGTGGGCGCCGCTCGACTGTGGCACGCGCTTTTTCGCATCGAAGGCCATGGCGGCGTAATCCTCACGCCATTGCGCGGCGTCCGGTGCCGGGCCGGCCAACGGGCTCTTGTCCGGGCTGGCGGCGCGCCAGGCGACACGTCCCTGCCAGTCATCGTCTTCCAGCCTGACGCCACGCGCCTGCTCCCAGGCGGCGACGAAGGCGGGCAGGGCACTGCGCAGTTCAGCGACATTGGCGGCGTGATCCGCCTCGCGGACCGCCTCATCCTCATCGCGTGGGGCGAAGGTCGCGCCGAAGCTGAGGGTCACGCTGCCATCGGCGTGGCGCTGATAGGGCGAGACATAGCCACCGGCGCACACCACGCTGTCGAGCGCTGGCAGGTGCGCGGCGTGTTCCGGCGCTACCGTGATCTCGCTGACCTGACCGCGAATCGGCTGCAGCGGCAGGTGCGCGAGTGGCTCGGGCAGGTGAGTCTGCTCCCCCAGCGCGACAATCAGTTGATCGACTTCCATGCAGCTGCCATCGCTGATCTGCAGCTGCCAGCGTGGCTCGCCGTTGCCAGTGGCCCCGCTTTCCTCGGCCTCCAGCGACTGAATGGCCTCGATGCGTGCCTGCAGGAAGCGGATGCCCGGGGTGGCGGCAAGATGCTGGCAGAGTGCGCTGGGGCGCACCCAGCCGGCGACCGGATAGAAGAGGCCGTCGAAGGCGATCTCGCTGCCGGCGATCCGGCTGGCCTCGCTGGCGCTGACCGGCTTGAGCAGCGCCTCGGGCAGCGGGTGATTGTCGAGGAAGCGCTGCTGGCGCTTGCGCTCACGTTCACTGGTGGCCAGCTGCAGCACGCCGCTGGCGGACCACAGGCTCTGCTCGGGGTCGAGGCTTTCCAGCCAGCGCCGGCTGTACTGCAGCGCGGCCAGCTGGAAGCGACTGGCGGGGTTGGTCTCGGCGGCCAGCTTGACGTAGAGCGCACCCTGGCGATTGCCGGAGGCGCGCGCGCCGGGGGCTTCGGCATCGATCAGCGTGACCTGCACGCCGCGCCGTGCCAGCGCCTCGGCGCAGCTGGTGCCGGCGATACCGGCGCCGAGTACCGCGACATGCGTCTCGCGAGCGATCGGCGCGGGCTGCGGGGGCTGGGTCCAGGGCTGCTCACGACGCAGCGGATGAAGGGCGCCACGCACCGCGTGCTCCTGCATGGGGGCATGACCGGATGCGGGAGAGGCATCAAGTCCCATCAGTTCGGCGCGCGCGGCGGCGGTCGGCTCGTCCAGCTCGCCGCAGATCATCTCGCGCTTCATGCCGTGGCCGGGCACCTTGCGCCACACGAAGCCTGCCGCGCGCAGGCCACGCCGCACGAAGCCCGCGGCGGTGAAGGTGGCGAAGGTCGCCGTGGGGCGCGAGACACCCGCCATGGCCGCGAACAGCTCGGGTGACCACATCTGCGGATTCTTCGACGGCGAGAAGCCATCGAGGAACCAGGCATCCACGCCACCTTCCAGGCGCGACAGGCGCTCCACCGCATCGCCGAAGTGCAGGTCCAGGGTGATGCGCTCATCCAGCCACAGGCGGTGCACGCCGAGGACGGCAGCGGGCCATTGAGCGACCAGCGGCTTTGCCAGTGAGGCGAGGTCCGGCCAGGCGGACAGTGCCCGCTCGAGATCCGCGGCACGCATCGGGTGCTTTTCCACCGAGACGACATGCAGACGCGCCTCGGCGGGTGCCGTCGCCAGAAAGCGCTGAGCGGCGCACAGGATGTTGAGGCCGGTGCCGAAGCCGGTCTCGCCGATCACGAAGGGGCGCGCTTCCCGCCAGTCACGGAAACGCTCGCTCAGACGATTGCTGTCGAGGAAGACGTGCACGGTCTCGGCGCGGCCATCGTGGATCGAGAAGTACACATCGCCGTAATCGGTGGCCTGTGGCGCAGTGTCATCCCACTCAAGCTGCGCCTCCTCCAGTGCCGCCAGTGGCGCCAGTGGTACGTCCGGCACTACGCCGGGCGCCGTGACCGGCTCGATCGCGCTCGGTGGCGTCGTGGCAGGCTTGCGTGCCGTGGTGGCCGGGGCTTCCTGCGGCGAAGTCTTTCGGGCTGACGAGGCGGCCTGATCGGGAGCTGACTGGCCGGGAGCGGGCTGGCGGGGGGAGGAGGGGTGGTCGTTCACGGGCATTCCTGGCAGGAGGTCGAGCGGGAGAGTGGCACAATGAGTCGGTATCAGAGCGAGTCAGCATCAGAGAGAGGCCTGCAACGCAGACGACGGACAGCCAGGCTGTCCGTCGTCTGCGAGAAACCGCCGGCCAGATGACCGGTCGGGTGCCGGGCTAGGGCAGGGTCTGCTTGAAAGGCTTCACTTCAGCGCTTGCATAGACACCGGCGATGACGAAGGGGTCGGCATCGGCCCACTTCTGGGCGTCTTCGAGGGAATCGAACTCGGCGATGATGACGCTGCCGCTGAAGCCGGCTTCGCCCGGTGCTTCGCTGTCGATAGCGGGGTTGGGGCCGGCGATGACCAGACGGCCAGCGGCGTGCAGCGCTTCCAGACGTGCCAGATGCGGCGGGCGCGCCGCCATGCGTGCTTCGAGGCTACCTTCGACGTCCTGACAGACAATGGAGTAGAGCATCACGAATCATCCTTTTGAGAATTGGTCGAGGAAGCGTTCTCTTCCTGAGGGGCCTGCACCATGTGACGGGACAGGTAGACGCCCTGAACGATGACGAACAGCAGTGTCAGACCGAGCATGCCGAACAGCTTGAAGTCGACCCAGATGTCTTCCGAGTAGTAACTGAAGACATAGATATTCAAGCCGCCCATGGCGAGGAAGAATACCACCCAGGCCAGGTTGAGGCGGTGCCAGATGGGGCGTGGCAGCTGAATCGCCTTTTCCATCATGCGCTCCACCAGCGGCTTGCCGCCGAACAGCGGCGACAGCAGGAAGGCGACGGCGAACAGCCAGTTGACCACGGTGGGCTTCCACTGGATGAAGGAGCTGTTGCCGAACAGCACGGTCGCGCCACCCAGCACGACGACCAGCGCCAGGGTGACCAGCTGCATCTTCTCGACGCGCTTGTGGCGCCAGTAGATGTACAGCACCTGCGCGAGGGTCGCGGGAATCAACACGGCGGTAGCCATGATCATGTCGCCAGTCATCTTGTAGACGGCGAAGAAGATCACGATCGGCAGAAAGTCGAGCAACATCTTCATGGGTAATGCGCACTCCTGAACACGACGACGCAGCCGTCGGGAAGGCAAGGGCCTGTGCGAGTGGTATCCTGTCTGACACCAGCGGCGCACCCCTGCCTGCATGTGCTCATTCTGCCGCCATTGCTGCCTGCTGACAAAGCCCCTGTGTGTCCGGGCGCGCATCGCAGCCAATACTGCCCGACGTCTGGCCCGCTGGATCGCCTGCATCTCAGGCATCGCGTGACACAGACGTTCATCCCGAGAGGTTCCCCGTGTCCGACGTCCCGTCCGACTCTTCGCCGATTTCCGCCCGCAAGCCGATCGAGTTTCGCCCGCTGCCCCAGCGCTTCGATTCCGATATCGAGGTGCCGGACATCGATCTGCACATGCACTCCACCGCCTCCGACGGCGGCATGGCACCGAAAGAACTGGTGGCGCTGGCCGCACGGCGTGGCCTGTCACGCATGTCACTGACCGATCACGACAGCATGGAAGGCATCTTCGAGGCCCAGCAGGCCGCCCGCGCCGAGGGAATCTCGTTGCTGCCCGGCTGTGAGCTGTCGGTTCGCTGGCGCAATCAGACCATCCACATCGTGGCGTTGATGCCCGAGGGCGCCGGCGATGCGCTGAGTGCCGGCCTCAGACATCAGCATGAGGCGCGTGAGCGTCGCAGCCACGAGATCGCCACGCGCATGGAAAAGCTCGGGCTCGAAAATGCCTACGAGCGCGCCCGTGAGCAGGCCACGCTGAGTGGCGCGGGCGACCGTCCGCTGTCACGCCCGGATTTCGCCCGCGCGCTGGTTAAGGCCGGGATTGCACGCAACCTGCAGGAGGCCTTCAAGCGGCACCTGGGCGCAGGCCAGAAAGGTGACGTCAAGGCGCACTGGCCGGAGATGGAAGAGGCGGTGGGCTGGGTGCGTGCCGATGGCGGCATCGCCGTGATGGCGCACCCGATGCGCTACAAGCTGACGCGCACCAAGCGTGGTGAGCTGCTGCGTGACTTCATTGCCGCCGGTGGCGAAGGCGCGGAGCTGGTCAGCGGCTTCCAGAATATCGATCGCGCGCGTGACCTGGCGCGTCAGTTCGATGAGCTGGGCCTCTACGCCTCCGTCGGCAGTGACTTCCACTTCCCCGGCGGCCCGCTGGCCCCCGGCAGCATGAGCCCGCCGCCCCGCACCAAGGTGCCGCCCGTGTGGTGTCATCCACGCATCGCGCCCTTTTTTGCGGCCGATGCTGCCTCCATGTGATATCAAGAGATCATCGTGACGCCAGATCGCCTGCCGGGTTGGCGCCCAGACGCAAGGAGCACCGCATGGGACAGTTCTTCCAGATTCATCCCGAAAATCCCCAGAAACGCCTCATCGATCAGGCCGTCGCCATCATCCAGCAGGGTGGCGTGATTGCCTATCCGACCGACTCCGGCTACGCGCTGGGCTGTCATCTGGGCGAGAAGAAGGCCATCGAGCGCATCAAGCGCCTGCGTCAGCTGGACGACAAGCACAACTTCACCCTGGTGTGTTCTGACCTGTCGGAAATCGGCACCTACGCCAAGGTCGACAACGCCATCTTCCGCCTGCTCAAGAGTCACACGCCGGGCGCCTACACCTTCATCCTGCAGGCGACTTCCGAAGTGCCGCGCCTTCTGCTGCACCCCAAGCGTCGCTCCATCGGCGTGCGCGTGCCGGACCACGCCATCACCCACGCCCTGCTGGAAACCCATCGCGAACCGCTGATGAGCGTGACGCTGATTCCGCCGGGCGAGGAGCTGCCGATGACGGATGCCGAAGAGATTCGCGAGCGCTTCGGACACGCGCTGGATCTGGTTATCGACGGCGGCGCCTGCAGCTTCGAGGCCACCAGTGTGGTTGACCTGCGCGAGCTGCCGCCGGTGATCGTGCGCGAAGGGCGCGGCGATATCTCGAGCTTCACGGAGTGATCGCGACAGCGTAGTGCTTCACGGCGCTGACATCGCTTATCCATGACAACGCCCCCGGACCTTGCGGTCGCGGGGGCGTTGTCATTTCTGAGGCGTTGTCATTTCCGAGCAATTGTCGTGTGCTGAGCGACTCTCGGCTTCGTCAGCTGCGGTCGCGGTCGGAAGGCCCGCTATCCGGAGGCCCGCTATCGGGAGGTTCTGGCTGATCGTCCGATGGCGTCTCTGCGTCAGGCGCAGATTCGGGATCCGGCTCTGTCTCAGGTTCCGGCTCGCGCGGGTCGCGGGTGTCCTCGTCCAGCCAGGTGCCGCAGAACTTGCAGTACTTGGCGTTGCGATCATGGCCTTCGCGACCACAGCCCGGGCAGGCTTCGTCGCTGGTCTGCTGCATGCGCAGGCCGTTGAGAACCTCGGCCGAGAACACCCCGGTGGGCACGGCAAGGATCGAGTAGCCGAGAATCATCATCAGTGCCGAGATGAACTGCCCCAGCGGCGTGATGGGCGCGATATCGCCATAACCCACCGTCGTCAGCGTCACCACGCCCCAGTAGAGCGCCTTGGGGATGGAGGTGAAGCCGGCCTCGGGTGGCTCGATCAGATAGATCAGGGCGCCGAAGACCGTGACCAGGCTGAGCACGGTGATGAAGAACAGCAGGATCTTGCGCCGGCTGCGCGTCATGGCCTCGACCAGCATGCGGCCCTCGCCGACGAAGGCCATCAGACGCAGCACGCGGAACAGGCGCAGCACACGCAGCACGCGCACCACCAGCAAGGCCTGGGCACCCGGAATCAGCAGCGACAGCCAGGTGGGCGCGATCGACAGCAGATCGAGCACGCCGTAGAAGCCCTTGGCCCAGGTGCCGGGATGCTTCAGGCAGTAGAGGCGGACGGCGTATTCCAGCGTGAAGATGATCGTGAAGCCCCACTCCATGATGCGGAACAGCTCGCCGTATTGCGCATTCAGCGAGGGCACGCTGTCGAGCATCACCACGGCGACACTGGCGAAGATCATCAGGATCAGACCGATATCGAAGGCCTTGGCCGCCTTGGTGTCGGATTCGAAGATCCAGTGAAACAGCCGCGCGCGCAGACGGCCCGTGGCGGGCTCGTAGTCGCTGGGGTGCGAGGGTGACGCTGGGGGGCTTTGCGGCGTGCTGCCATATTCATTGGCAGGGCCCTGGCGTTCAGGCATGCAGGCTTCCTTGACGGGCGTGATGACGCCGGATGAATGTCAGGGCGTATCGGGGATGTCTCAGTGTGTGACCTTCAGTGACTGCCCGGCCGTTGTCCATCAGCCAGTGGTCTAGCGCCTGGTGGCTGGGCAGTCAGTGTCGTTTTGAGGTTCAGCCGCGCAGCGTCGCGAGCAGTGACAGGCTGTGCTGGCCGAAGTCGCGAGTCGCCCAGTCCTGTGAGGCGTCGCCGTCGCTGCTTTCCAGCGCCTCGACCAGCGCCACCGCGTGGATATGGCCGGGATGCTGACAGGCGGCCAGCCGTGATGCGAGGGCCGACAGGGCGGCCAGCGCATGCGCGTGCCACTTGAGGTCGTCTTTCGCCTGTCGGTCGGCGTGGGCATCGAGTGCATCGATGGCGGCGGACAGCAGCGCGCCGGGGTCAGTGGTATCCAGCGTCTTCTCATGCCATTCGCCATCCCGCAGCGCCGCGCCGCGCTTGGCCTTGCTGGCATCCGCCGGACGCAGTGCCAGGTGGCTGGCCAGCGAATCCGCCAGCTGCCAGAGCACGGCTTCTCTCACCTCTGGGGCGAGTTCTTCGCCGCCGGTCAGCTCGAGCTCGATTTCCTGGATGGTCACTTCGCGACCACTTGCCTTCACCGCGCCAAGGTCCAGCGCCATCTCGACACCGACGATGACCTGCTCGTCGCTCAGATTCCCGTCGCTGCATGTCGCCTTGACGTCGAGCTGCCAGGCATGACGCTCGAAATCGGTGCTGAAGCTGGGCGCGAGCGCACTCAGCAGCTGCTCGCGGGCGCCGTCTTCCAGCGCCTGCAAGGGCGGCAGGCCACGCAGGCCGTCGAGGTCGAGGCCGGTCTGGCCCTCGGG comes from bacterium Scap17 and encodes:
- a CDS encoding 2-hydroxycarboxylate transporter family protein, encoding MTHSSQTATAMPATESPWQKARIFGMSLPIFALSFLVLVAAIATDTLPAGMIGALLVMMILGELLGFLGDRLPIINSYLGGGAILAIFGAAALVFSGWLPQDVTANVSEFMKAGGFLNFYIAALITGSILGMDSRVLVKVGARFALPLLCSVLFAALFAMLVGWVMGFSPKDAVMVIALPIMGGGMGAGAVPMSQIYEQLLGQPASYYISILVPALALGNVFAIIIAGLLNGLGKRFPSLTGGGQMMPGVNVREEKSTPDLSQLGIGMVIALSFFVASQILGKVIPLHPYALMIIAVAMLKCANLVPENINQAAAQWFRFVAGNWTFALLFGIGVAYTDLGQVIDAITITYVVIVFGVVAGAAFGAGLVGKLVGFYPIESAITAGLCMANMGGTGDVAVLSAANRMQLMPFAQISSRLGGALILLISSLVVPMWFA
- a CDS encoding sensor histidine kinase; translation: MCHACSLSCTLSLQDLLSCPDALAWHRGIVWDGEGTSCSRTGCASQGAYGVAPEGQVLRIKESLLKLMKAPAATRPCAGPNGHATKGAHGLSGVLRHSQPGLSALTSLLAAGMVIVSLLVAAWLFSAQLERTQREIQGQRIAALAQRIARLPEVRSALSEASSPQAAPPVADSRLAARIERLRQENAVDFIVVMRPDGLRLSHPDPTRIGQPFQGGDEQRALAGASYLSESRGTLGESLRSFVPVMATASKGGERAVVGAVAIGITLDSLGRRLADEKRQLLLGLGVLMLFGTLGALGLARYLRRQLKGLEPAAIARLVEEHQAVLASLEEGIIVVDSEGRITLVNAAARELLGALPTLGERLDDWLPDTGMRECLVARQPESEQEEARLRQVTHGGRRLLVRCQRVHDGELLMGGVLVLREHDRMQRLAEELTGVRRQAESLRAARHELRNRLHVLSGLTQMQDLAGLRDYLALLVERELPADAAAAERIADPLLAGLLIGKHSEARERGITLNVELEIECSNGRHEEGMSPEEAAPVEFPVLERSLSHDLVSVIGNLLDNAFEALEEMSEDGHVPSVTLGLMLESLAAEAQLSISVADNGPGMPTELRQMAREAGVSSHGEGRGLGLSLVQDIVAAREGEWHLYAPSGGGTLVELILPCQRLDDAAP
- a CDS encoding response regulator, coding for MRVLIVEDDPMVMRLNVEYLSRINGMRLAAQCEDVATALDVLAQEAVDLVLLDVYLRNRSGLEVLRWLRRHATPDIQVILITAASEADTVRSAHALGVCDYLVKPFSFARFQQALALAQRGRQQLESLEGEVSQQQLDQLFAVQGMAAATSGTVPDGRLPKGVTAASLALVASAIMALPREEGSFTSEALLPATGMSRVTIRKYLRHLAACDMLSEAFHYGQIGRPSFTYQVIDRQALARQCRQA
- the mnmC gene encoding bifunctional tRNA (5-methylaminomethyl-2-thiouridine)(34)-methyltransferase MnmD/FAD-dependent 5-carboxymethylaminomethyl-2-thiouridine(34) oxidoreductase MnmC; amino-acid sequence: MPVNDHPSSPRQPAPGQSAPDQAASSARKTSPQEAPATTARKPATTPPSAIEPVTAPGVVPDVPLAPLAALEEAQLEWDDTAPQATDYGDVYFSIHDGRAETVHVFLDSNRLSERFRDWREARPFVIGETGFGTGLNILCAAQRFLATAPAEARLHVVSVEKHPMRAADLERALSAWPDLASLAKPLVAQWPAAVLGVHRLWLDERITLDLHFGDAVERLSRLEGGVDAWFLDGFSPSKNPQMWSPELFAAMAGVSRPTATFATFTAAGFVRRGLRAAGFVWRKVPGHGMKREMICGELDEPTAAARAELMGLDASPASGHAPMQEHAVRGALHPLRREQPWTQPPQPAPIARETHVAVLGAGIAGTSCAEALARRGVQVTLIDAEAPGARASGNRQGALYVKLAAETNPASRFQLAALQYSRRWLESLDPEQSLWSASGVLQLATSERERKRQQRFLDNHPLPEALLKPVSASEASRIAGSEIAFDGLFYPVAGWVRPSALCQHLAATPGIRFLQARIEAIQSLEAEESGATGNGEPRWQLQISDGSCMEVDQLIVALGEQTHLPEPLAHLPLQPIRGQVSEITVAPEHAAHLPALDSVVCAGGYVSPYQRHADGSVTLSFGATFAPRDEDEAVREADHAANVAELRSALPAFVAAWEQARGVRLEDDDWQGRVAWRAASPDKSPLAGPAPDAAQWREDYAAMAFDAKKRVPQSSGAHLPGLWLSTAHGSRGFTTAPLGAELIASQLCGEPLPLERELAEHLHPGRRLIRDLVQRR
- a CDS encoding YciI family protein, which gives rise to MLYSIVCQDVEGSLEARMAARPPHLARLEALHAAGRLVIAGPNPAIDSEAPGEAGFSGSVIIAEFDSLEDAQKWADADPFVIAGVYASAEVKPFKQTLP
- a CDS encoding septation protein A; its protein translation is MKMLLDFLPIVIFFAVYKMTGDMIMATAVLIPATLAQVLYIYWRHKRVEKMQLVTLALVVVLGGATVLFGNSSFIQWKPTVVNWLFAVAFLLSPLFGGKPLVERMMEKAIQLPRPIWHRLNLAWVVFFLAMGGLNIYVFSYYSEDIWVDFKLFGMLGLTLLFVIVQGVYLSRHMVQAPQEENASSTNSQKDDS
- a CDS encoding PHP domain-containing protein — translated: MHSTASDGGMAPKELVALAARRGLSRMSLTDHDSMEGIFEAQQAARAEGISLLPGCELSVRWRNQTIHIVALMPEGAGDALSAGLRHQHEARERRSHEIATRMEKLGLENAYERAREQATLSGAGDRPLSRPDFARALVKAGIARNLQEAFKRHLGAGQKGDVKAHWPEMEEAVGWVRADGGIAVMAHPMRYKLTRTKRGELLRDFIAAGGEGAELVSGFQNIDRARDLARQFDELGLYASVGSDFHFPGGPLAPGSMSPPPRTKVPPVWCHPRIAPFFAADAASM
- a CDS encoding threonylcarbamoyl-AMP synthase gives rise to the protein MGQFFQIHPENPQKRLIDQAVAIIQQGGVIAYPTDSGYALGCHLGEKKAIERIKRLRQLDDKHNFTLVCSDLSEIGTYAKVDNAIFRLLKSHTPGAYTFILQATSEVPRLLLHPKRRSIGVRVPDHAITHALLETHREPLMSVTLIPPGEELPMTDAEEIRERFGHALDLVIDGGACSFEATSVVDLRELPPVIVREGRGDISSFTE
- a CDS encoding ion transporter; translation: MPERQGPANEYGSTPQSPPASPSHPSDYEPATGRLRARLFHWIFESDTKAAKAFDIGLILMIFASVAVVMLDSVPSLNAQYGELFRIMEWGFTIIFTLEYAVRLYCLKHPGTWAKGFYGVLDLLSIAPTWLSLLIPGAQALLVVRVLRVLRLFRVLRLMAFVGEGRMLVEAMTRSRRKILLFFITVLSLVTVFGALIYLIEPPEAGFTSIPKALYWGVVTLTTVGYGDIAPITPLGQFISALMMILGYSILAVPTGVFSAEVLNGLRMQQTSDEACPGCGREGHDRNAKYCKFCGTWLDEDTRDPREPEPETEPDPESAPDAETPSDDQPEPPDSGPPDSGPSDRDRS
- a CDS encoding CYTH domain-containing protein, with protein sequence MLSYKCDCADSRYPHGLPPPVLALPRARREHERHEPRSPCTMLAGGSAVLAPLSPSSVSICLLSSVQGVPIMAQEIELKLALSHPVIDRDAILETLTSIAELATVTPRRRWLANTYFDTPEHALERARMALRLRQSGENADSTGALRQTLKTSGESHGGLHSRGEWEWELPEGQTGLDLDGLRGLPPLQALEDGAREQLLSALAPSFSTDFERHAWQLDVKATCSDGNLSDEQVIVGVEMALDLGAVKASGREVTIQEIELELTGGEELAPEVREAVLWQLADSLASHLALRPADASKAKRGAALRDGEWHEKTLDTTDPGALLSAAIDALDAHADRQAKDDLKWHAHALAALSALASRLAACQHPGHIHAVALVEALESSDGDASQDWATRDFGQHSLSLLATLRG